The following proteins are co-located in the Siansivirga zeaxanthinifaciens CC-SAMT-1 genome:
- the tatC gene encoding twin-arginine translocase subunit TatC, with protein MAKKNINEMSFLDHLEDLRWHLIRICVAVMVVASLAFIFSRYIFEDIIFAPINMGFPTYEFLCNAGRFVGVETSFCNDSIPLILQNRTMAGQFSADIWTAILAGFIISFPYIIYQLWRFISPGLHENERKHSRGFIIICSLLFFLGALFGYYIITPLSINFLGNYSISTKVENQIDISSFIGLVRSSVLASGLIFELPVVIYFLTKIGLITPEILKKYRKYALVIVLIISAVITPPDVASQVIVAIPILILYQVSIYISKIVVRNQKREMSKVVKK; from the coding sequence ATGGCAAAGAAAAATATAAACGAGATGTCTTTTCTAGATCATCTTGAAGATTTACGATGGCATTTAATTAGAATTTGTGTGGCGGTCATGGTGGTCGCTTCTTTAGCCTTTATTTTTAGCCGATATATTTTTGAAGATATTATTTTCGCTCCTATTAATATGGGGTTTCCTACTTACGAATTCCTTTGTAATGCGGGACGTTTTGTTGGTGTAGAGACTAGTTTTTGTAACGATTCTATACCGCTTATCTTACAAAACAGAACCATGGCGGGACAGTTTTCTGCCGATATCTGGACAGCCATTCTGGCGGGTTTTATCATATCATTCCCTTATATTATTTATCAATTATGGCGTTTTATTAGTCCGGGATTACACGAAAACGAACGCAAACATTCCAGAGGATTCATTATTATTTGTTCGCTGCTATTCTTTTTAGGAGCGCTTTTCGGATATTATATTATTACTCCGTTATCTATAAACTTTTTAGGAAATTATAGCATTTCCACTAAGGTAGAAAATCAAATCGATATTAGTTCTTTCATTGGACTTGTAAGATCTTCGGTTTTGGCATCTGGTCTTATTTTCGAACTTCCGGTGGTAATTTATTTTTTAACTAAAATCGGATTAATAACTCCTGAAATTCTAAAAAAATACAGAAAATATGCTCTGGTAATTGTTTTAATTATTTCGGCAGTAATAACTCCGCCCGATGTTGCAAGCCAGGTAATTGTTGCCATTCCTATATTAATTCTTTACCAGGTTAGCATCTATATTTCTAAAATTGTTGTTAGAAATCAAAAACGCGAAATGTCTAAAGTTGTAAAAAAATAA
- a CDS encoding LURP-one-related/scramblase family protein, with the protein MTNLSYPIQFNFNITTLSNDFTASDSQGRTIAYVKQKMFKLKEDITVFNNESKTQINYKINADRWIDFSAAYSIKNSSQVEI; encoded by the coding sequence ATGACCAACCTTAGCTACCCCATACAATTTAACTTTAACATTACTACGCTTTCGAACGATTTTACAGCTTCCGATTCTCAGGGGCGTACCATTGCTTATGTAAAGCAAAAGATGTTTAAACTTAAGGAAGATATAACCGTTTTTAACAACGAAAGTAAAACCCAGATTAATTATAAAATTAATGCCGATCGCTGGATAGATTTTTCGGCGGCATATAGTATAAAAAACAGCAGTCAGGTTGAAATTTGA
- the lptB gene encoding LPS export ABC transporter ATP-binding protein → MILRADNLMKSYGGRKVVKDVSLQVNQGEIVGLLGPNGAGKTTSFYMTVGLIKPNSGHIFIDDTEITKYPMYKRAQNGIGYLAQEASVFRKLSIEDNILSVLQLTKLSKKEQHHKMESLIEEFGLGHIRKSRGDLLSGGERRRTEIARALATDPRFILLDEPFAGVDPVAVEDIQRIVAQLTKKNIGILITDHNVQETLAITDRTYLMFEGSILKAGEPEELANDEMVRKVYLGQNFELRKKKIRD, encoded by the coding sequence ATGATTTTAAGAGCCGACAATTTAATGAAGTCCTACGGAGGACGAAAAGTAGTAAAAGATGTTTCGCTACAGGTGAATCAGGGCGAAATTGTTGGATTACTAGGTCCTAACGGTGCTGGTAAAACCACCTCTTTTTATATGACGGTAGGCTTAATAAAACCCAATAGCGGACATATTTTTATTGATGATACAGAAATTACTAAATATCCCATGTACAAACGTGCTCAAAACGGCATTGGGTATTTGGCTCAGGAAGCATCGGTTTTTAGAAAATTAAGCATCGAAGACAATATTTTAAGCGTTTTACAACTTACCAAACTCAGCAAAAAAGAGCAGCATCATAAAATGGAATCGCTTATTGAAGAATTTGGTCTGGGGCATATTCGTAAAAGTCGTGGCGATTTATTATCTGGTGGTGAGCGCCGTCGTACCGAAATTGCGCGTGCTTTGGCAACAGACCCTAGATTTATTTTACTAGACGAACCCTTTGCTGGTGTAGATCCCGTGGCTGTAGAAGACATTCAACGCATTGTAGCACAGCTTACTAAGAAAAATATTGGTATTTTAATTACCGACCATAACGTACAGGAAACTTTAGCTATTACCGACAGAACCTATCTGATGTTCGAAGGGAGCATTCTTAAAGCCGGTGAACCCGAAGAATTGGCAAACGACGAGATGGTACGTAAAGTTTATTTGGGTCAAAATTTCGAACTTCGTAAAAAGAAAATCCGCGATTAA
- a CDS encoding KpsF/GutQ family sugar-phosphate isomerase, with protein MNNNLSIINLAKQTIQIEADAISNLSSLVTEDFAHAVNLIYNTKGRVIITGVGKSAIIANKIVATLNSTGTPAVFMHAADAIHGDLGLILKEDVVICISKSGNTPEIKVLVPLIKRVKNKLIAITGNENSFLGQQADFILNAYVEKEACPNNLAPTTSTTAQLVIGDALAVCLLELRGFTSSDFAKFHPGGALGKKLYLRVRDISSANQKPQVEAHTNIKQVIIEITEKMLGVTSVVENNKIIGIITDGDLRRMLTKADNFASLTAKDIMSTNPKRIDANEMAIEALEIMEANEISQLLVEENGLYAGVVHLHDLIKEGII; from the coding sequence TTGAATAACAATCTTTCAATTATTAATTTGGCGAAGCAAACCATACAAATTGAAGCCGACGCCATTTCTAATTTATCGTCTTTGGTTACCGAAGATTTTGCACATGCAGTTAACCTCATCTATAACACAAAAGGTCGTGTTATTATTACTGGTGTTGGCAAAAGTGCCATTATTGCAAATAAAATTGTAGCCACCCTAAACTCTACAGGAACACCAGCTGTGTTTATGCATGCTGCCGATGCCATTCATGGCGATTTAGGACTTATTCTTAAAGAAGACGTTGTTATTTGTATTTCTAAAAGTGGTAACACCCCCGAAATAAAAGTATTAGTGCCGCTTATAAAACGCGTAAAAAATAAACTTATAGCCATTACAGGGAATGAAAATTCGTTTCTGGGACAACAGGCCGATTTTATTTTAAATGCTTATGTTGAAAAAGAAGCCTGCCCAAATAATTTAGCTCCAACAACCAGCACAACAGCTCAATTGGTTATTGGCGATGCCCTGGCCGTTTGTTTATTAGAGTTAAGAGGATTTACCAGCTCCGACTTCGCCAAATTTCATCCGGGTGGCGCTTTAGGGAAAAAATTATACCTGCGGGTTCGCGACATTTCGTCGGCTAACCAAAAACCACAGGTAGAAGCCCATACCAACATCAAACAGGTTATTATTGAAATAACAGAAAAAATGCTTGGTGTTACCTCGGTTGTTGAAAACAATAAAATTATAGGTATTATCACCGATGGTGATTTACGTAGAATGTTAACCAAAGCCGATAATTTCGCATCCCTTACAGCCAAAGACATTATGAGCACCAACCCAAAGCGAATCGATGCCAACGAAATGGCCATTGAAGCGCTCGAAATTATGGAAGCTAATGAAATTTCGCAACTGCTTGTGGAAGAAAACGGCTTGTATGCAGGGGTTGTTCATTTGCATGATTTAATTAAAGAAGGCATCATATAA
- a CDS encoding carboxymuconolactone decarboxylase family protein — protein sequence MSQLVSEFNEYRTKMNEKILGDDNKVIKRIFNLDTNAYAAGALDVKTKELLGLVASTVLRCDDCIKYHLETSYNIGLTKAEVVEALSIATLVGGTIVIPHLRKAYEFWDALESQE from the coding sequence ATGTCTCAGTTAGTTTCAGAATTTAACGAGTACCGCACTAAAATGAATGAAAAAATTTTAGGCGACGATAATAAAGTTATAAAACGTATTTTTAATTTAGACACCAATGCCTACGCAGCAGGTGCTTTGGATGTTAAAACCAAAGAACTTTTGGGGCTTGTCGCTTCTACTGTATTACGCTGCGACGATTGTATAAAATACCACCTAGAAACCAGTTATAACATCGGACTCACCAAAGCCGAAGTCGTTGAAGCCTTGAGCATCGCTACGCTTGTAGGCGGCACCATTGTTATACCGCATCTGCGCAAGGCTTATGAGTTTTGGGATGCTCTGGAATCTCAGGAATAA
- a CDS encoding DUF808 domain-containing protein, translating into MASGFFALLDDIAALMDDVVVMSKITTKKTAGILGDDLAVNAEKATGFLSSRELPVLWAITKGSLLNKLIILPIAFLLSSFLPWAITIILILGGFYLAYEGVEKIIEYIIPHKLATSHDISADSTETDSLTLEQKKIKSAIVTDFILSVEIVIIALGTVLGQPILFQVIVVSIVALIATIGVYGIVALIVRMDDMGYSLIKKDKSGGVLNHIGQFLVKALPWVIKSLSVVGTIALILVAGGIFSHNIAFLHHILEGIPGFLKDFLIGILAGLLVVLLIKIFKKLVGVLRK; encoded by the coding sequence ATGGCCTCAGGATTTTTCGCTTTGTTAGATGATATTGCAGCATTAATGGATGATGTTGTTGTAATGAGTAAAATTACAACTAAAAAAACCGCAGGTATTTTAGGCGACGATTTAGCTGTAAATGCAGAAAAGGCCACTGGTTTTTTGTCTTCCAGAGAATTACCCGTATTGTGGGCAATTACAAAAGGTTCGCTATTAAATAAATTAATTATACTACCCATTGCATTTTTATTAAGTTCGTTTTTACCATGGGCCATTACCATTATTTTAATTTTGGGAGGCTTCTATTTAGCTTATGAAGGTGTTGAAAAAATTATAGAATATATCATACCACATAAGTTGGCAACAAGCCATGATATTTCGGCAGATTCAACCGAAACAGATAGTTTAACACTGGAACAAAAGAAAATAAAATCGGCTATTGTTACCGACTTTATATTGTCTGTAGAAATTGTAATCATAGCCTTAGGAACTGTTTTAGGGCAGCCCATATTATTTCAGGTTATTGTAGTTTCGATAGTTGCTCTAATTGCTACTATAGGGGTTTATGGGATTGTGGCCTTGATTGTAAGGATGGATGATATGGGCTACAGTTTAATAAAAAAAGACAAATCGGGCGGTGTTTTAAACCATATTGGACAGTTTTTGGTTAAGGCCTTACCGTGGGTTATTAAAAGTTTATCGGTTGTTGGTACCATCGCGCTTATTTTAGTTGCAGGTGGTATTTTTTCTCATAACATCGCATTTTTACACCATATATTGGAAGGTATTCCAGGATTTTTAAAAGATTTTTTAATAGGAATTCTTGCTGGACTTCTGGTCGTTTTACTAATTAAAATTTTTAAAAAGTTGGTTGGTGTATTAAGAAAATAG